GTAACTCGAACCATGGAACCACCACTTCCATCTCATCCAGAAACAACTCCCGCCGAGACTTCCGCCCATACTTCTCAAAGCTCGACTGCGACGCAAACGTCTGCTGCTTCATCGCCATCCACCCCTGACCATCAGATTAATCCATCAGGCCGCGGACGCAGAACTTGTGCAGAGTTTCCCTAGACGAGGAATGAGTAGTGCTTACCGTTACGAGAGTTGTCCCTCATGACCACCCGCTGTTTGACAAAGTCGTAGGGCAAGGATCTAATGCAGCTGAAAGGCGGGTAAGTCAGCAATTTCAGACGCCACCCGTAAGCCTTCAGTGAAGGCGCGACCGCGCGACGTATCAGCGGTTGCCTGTCCAGGTCCAGATTTTCTTTCTTCCTTGAACGTAGAGACGGTATTCAGTACCTGTGGTCTATTTCTGTCTTGGTCTCACTTCTTTACCGCTAGCTCTGCAGGCTTGCTCAGCTTTGTAACCGGCCGGAAGCGTGTGACGTAAGTATGAAACCGTATCATTGAGGTATACCCCTGCGGGACGCCATCGATGTGACAGAAACGCGTCTCATAAGGATCGGTTCTCTGATATTGTGACACTACATGTCGAGAATCGTAGAACCTAAAGTGACGAAAGTGAAACGGAGAGTTGGCCAAGTTGTCGGATACCTCCGTGTCAGCTCGCTCGATCAAAAAGAGATTCGGCAGCTCGACGGTATCACCTTGGATAAGCGATTCGTCGACAAGGCGTCCGGCAAAGACATCCAGCGACCGCAGCTTGAGCACCTTATGGGTTATGTCAGAGAAGGCGACACCGTCGTCTGCCATGCGATGGACCGTCTGGCCCGGAACCTGGACGATCTGCGCAAGCTAGTCCTGACCCTCACACAACGGGGAGTCAACGTGCGTTTTCAGAAGGAGAACCTGACCTTCACAGGGGAGGATTCCCCCATGTCCCATCTGCTCCTGAGCGTAATGGGTGCCTTCGCTCAGTTCGAACGAGACCTGATACGGGAAAGGCAGCGAGAGGGAATAGCCCTGGCTAAACTTCGAGGTGGAGCCTACGTTGGCCGCAAGCACTCACTCGACGCGGCCAAGGCAAAGGAGTTGCGCCGTAGGGTCGCATCGGGCGAATCCAAGACCGCCATAGCTATCGAGTTTGGCATTGCCAGGCAAACTCTCTATAGGTACGTTGCTGGAGGAGCAAAGTGAAGAAGGGTATTCAGAGAGCACTTTACTGCCGCTGCGGCAACGAAAAGATCCTTGCTCTTGGCCTTTGTGCGACCTGCTACACGCTGAAACGGCAGGACGAAGAGTATTTTGGCGGCCTGCGGGAAGCCGTGTTGCAGCGGGACGACTACTGCTGCCGTGTCTGCGGAGCATCCGGCCGGCGAAAACGTTCGATAGTCGTACACCATCGCGTACCCGGAAGGTCCCTTCTCAACCTCATGATTTCACTGTGTCCCAGCTGCCACGCCAAGGTTGGTCGAACGAAGACCGTTCTCTCAGAGATGCCCCCGCTCCTTTTGCAGCTCTGGCGAGAACAACACCCCAAAGGGCACGAGCAGATAACCCTGAACTTCACCGTGCCAGGACCTGCCGCTAAACTGATCCCTCTTTTTGCTGAAGAAGAAGCAGGGAAGTGAAGTCCCTACTGCGGAAAAGAGCCGGGAGTGGGACGATCAAATTGATCGAACTTTCCGACAACACCGTTTTCAAGGCACGAGAAGCTAATCGGATCTTGCGCCCGGATCTGCCATGCTCTTTAGGAAGGCTCTGTACGCTTCGAGCAACGCTACGTCCGCAAGGTCAACGGTCGATTGATGGCGAAAGAATGCGAACTCACCATTGCTCGTGTGGAGCACCTCGAAGTCAAACTCTCCCGTAGCCCATACGGAAATTCTGCCGATAGCGCGATCGGCATCATAATCCGCCGCAACCGTAGGAGTGTGCGATTGGCTCTCGCGCAGTTCAGCCAGCTTTACTCCAGCTTTCGCCGCTTCCGTCTGTAGCGATTCCAACCATGAAGCAATCGTTGCGGTACTAAGTAGAGGTCTTGTCGCACTGCCTATCTCGTCCATCCTGAAAGTTTAGGGCAGAACACTCGCCTTGTTCTTTGAAAGTCGGTGTTCTAGGCAACTTCAGTTCGTCGCCTGCGTGAGAGCATTATGCATGGCCAAGCGTAAGCTCTTCTGGGTGAGAATAAGCCTACTCGTTCTGGTGACGCTATTCGGACTGGACGCTCTTTATTGGCTGCTCTTCTTTCTTTGGAGAAGTGCCGCAGACCCGGCCCAGAACGCTCTATGGCATTCCCGTATCTACCTTTGGTCAGCGACGGGTGTCACTGCCCTCTTCGCATGGGTCGCTCTCGTCTTTTGGATACTCAGAGATCGAAAGAGAACCCCCGGCTAAACGAATGCACAGCTTATTGCATTTGCCGAACCTTCCGCAAAGTCGCGTTTTCGGCAACGTCAAAGTCCC
This DNA window, taken from Granulicella tundricola MP5ACTX9, encodes the following:
- a CDS encoding recombinase family protein, with the translated sequence MSRIVEPKVTKVKRRVGQVVGYLRVSSLDQKEIRQLDGITLDKRFVDKASGKDIQRPQLEHLMGYVREGDTVVCHAMDRLARNLDDLRKLVLTLTQRGVNVRFQKENLTFTGEDSPMSHLLLSVMGAFAQFERDLIRERQREGIALAKLRGGAYVGRKHSLDAAKAKELRRRVASGESKTAIAIEFGIARQTLYRYVAGGAK
- a CDS encoding HNH endonuclease, yielding MKKGIQRALYCRCGNEKILALGLCATCYTLKRQDEEYFGGLREAVLQRDDYCCRVCGASGRRKRSIVVHHRVPGRSLLNLMISLCPSCHAKVGRTKTVLSEMPPLLLQLWREQHPKGHEQITLNFTVPGPAAKLIPLFAEEEAGK
- a CDS encoding immunity protein TriTu family protein; this translates as MDEIGSATRPLLSTATIASWLESLQTEAAKAGVKLAELRESQSHTPTVAADYDADRAIGRISVWATGEFDFEVLHTSNGEFAFFRHQSTVDLADVALLEAYRAFLKSMADPGARSD